From Candidatus Tisiphia endosymbiont of Melanophora roralis, a single genomic window includes:
- the mtaB gene encoding tRNA (N(6)-L-threonylcarbamoyladenosine(37)-C(2))-methylthiotransferase MtaB, giving the protein MTKSQEVVTFGCRLNIYESEVIKNNLALSGLENVIVFNTCAVTKEAEKQSRQAIRKAKRNNPDVRIIVTGCAAQNNPAIFANMVEVDKVLGNEEKLIAAHYQFTEEKVVVNDIMSVTETANHMVSSFDGRSRAFIQVQNGCNHRCTFCMIPYGRGNSRSVPMGVIVRQLRALVENGYNEVVFTGVDVTAYGPDLPGAPTFAQMIRRIIGLVPELKRLRLSSIDVAEIDDDLFDLMAYIPKIMPHFHISLQAGDDMILKRMKRRHNRQNIIDFCHKLRNLRPNVSFGADIIAGFPTETDAMFDNTKRLISEADLQYLHVFPYSERDETPAARMPQIAKSIRKVRAEILRTAGEQQLQKFFQRNIGQEVELLVEQNNIAHTENFIPVKLEGNFDVGQIVKARLVAIEDNHMISKILV; this is encoded by the coding sequence ATGACTAAATCACAAGAAGTTGTAACTTTTGGCTGCAGATTAAATATTTATGAAAGTGAAGTGATCAAAAATAATCTAGCTCTTTCTGGTCTTGAGAATGTCATAGTATTTAATACTTGTGCGGTCACTAAGGAAGCTGAAAAACAATCACGTCAAGCAATTCGTAAGGCTAAAAGAAATAATCCTGATGTAAGAATTATTGTTACTGGTTGTGCTGCTCAGAATAACCCAGCTATTTTTGCTAATATGGTTGAGGTTGATAAAGTACTTGGTAATGAAGAAAAATTGATAGCTGCCCATTATCAATTTACCGAAGAAAAAGTGGTGGTAAATGATATAATGTCGGTTACTGAAACTGCTAATCATATGGTGAGTAGTTTTGATGGTAGGTCTCGTGCCTTCATTCAGGTGCAAAATGGTTGTAATCATCGTTGTACATTCTGTATGATACCTTATGGTAGAGGTAATAGTAGGTCAGTACCGATGGGTGTTATAGTACGACAGTTAAGGGCATTAGTAGAAAATGGTTACAATGAAGTAGTATTTACAGGTGTTGATGTGACGGCTTATGGACCAGATTTGCCAGGAGCTCCAACTTTTGCTCAGATGATTAGACGAATTATTGGCTTGGTTCCAGAACTAAAGAGGCTTAGATTATCTTCAATTGATGTAGCTGAGATCGATGACGATTTGTTCGATCTTATGGCTTATATACCAAAGATTATGCCGCATTTTCATATTAGTTTACAAGCTGGTGATGATATGATACTTAAGCGTATGAAACGTCGCCATAATCGTCAAAATATTATTGATTTTTGTCATAAGTTGCGTAATTTAAGACCAAATGTATCATTTGGTGCAGACATTATAGCTGGTTTTCCGACGGAAACTGATGCAATGTTTGATAATACAAAAAGACTGATCTCTGAGGCAGATTTACAATATTTACACGTTTTCCCATATTCTGAACGTGATGAAACTCCGGCTGCAAGAATGCCGCAAATAGCAAAATCGATTAGAAAAGTAAGAGCAGAAATTCTAAGAACTGCCGGGGAACAACAATTACAAAAATTTTTCCAAAGGAATATAGGGCAGGAAGTAGAGCTACTTGTAGAACAAAATAACATAGCTCATACAGAAAATTTTATTCCGGTAAAGCTTGAAGGTAATTTTGATGTAGGACAAATTGTTAAGGCTCGGCTAGTTGCTATAGAAGATAATCATATGATTTCAAAAATTTTGGTATGA
- a CDS encoding type II toxin-antitoxin system RelE/ParE family toxin: MVQCKFTNSAKRDLEDITDYTLKHWGRQQTIKYLDEIHNKAIALSLNPNIGTLRNDIYPTLLSFPTKKHILDFFRNSTSAGDLYVDAVLESSRTLEYAAVLRSASPSNPSA; this comes from the coding sequence ATGGTTCAGTGTAAATTTACAAATAGTGCGAAACGTGATCTTGAAGATATTACAGATTACACACTAAAACATTGGGGAAGGCAGCAAACTATAAAATATTTAGATGAGATACATAACAAAGCTATTGCTTTAAGTCTTAATCCTAATATAGGTACTTTACGAAATGATATATATCCTACCTTATTGAGCTTCCCTACAAAAAAACATATATTAGACTTCTTTCGAAACTCTACTTCTGCTGGTGATTTGTACGTCGATGCGGTACTCGAATCCTCACGTACATTAGAGTACGCTGCGGTTCTGCGTTCCGCGTCTCCTTCAAATCCCTCAGCATAA
- the dapF gene encoding diaminopimelate epimerase, with translation MSQKINFAKMHGLGNDFVIINQRDLPKNCDLQQLSLKIANRHTGIGCDQFIIYDKKPNYYEMIIYNQDGSSAKLCGNASRCLAKLVYLDLGIKEITLKVYGKELSCKILNEHEIEVDSGIVSFEEDWMPSSEKIWPVVERYMIDIKEVICADIGNPHFVIFSDLAIEDKEIIGEKLQEKELFADGVNVNFASIKDNKIYLSVWERGTGLTLACGSGACASFASAVKLGFISSPCQVVFQLGSLQMSKQGENIIMTGPATLVSRGEFFYD, from the coding sequence GTGTCCCAAAAAATCAATTTCGCTAAAATGCATGGATTAGGTAACGATTTTGTGATTATCAACCAGCGTGATTTACCTAAAAATTGTGATTTGCAACAATTATCTCTAAAGATTGCCAATCGCCATACTGGTATTGGTTGTGATCAGTTTATTATTTATGATAAAAAACCAAATTACTATGAGATGATTATATATAACCAAGATGGATCAAGTGCCAAATTATGTGGTAATGCTTCAAGATGTCTTGCCAAGTTGGTATATCTTGATTTAGGTATAAAGGAAATCACTTTGAAGGTATATGGAAAAGAATTATCTTGTAAGATACTGAATGAGCACGAGATTGAAGTAGATAGTGGGATAGTTAGTTTCGAGGAAGATTGGATGCCTTCATCCGAAAAAATTTGGCCGGTTGTAGAGCGTTATATGATCGACATCAAGGAAGTTATCTGTGCCGATATTGGTAATCCACATTTTGTTATTTTTAGTGATCTCGCTATTGAAGATAAAGAAATAATAGGAGAGAAATTACAGGAAAAAGAATTATTTGCTGATGGTGTTAACGTTAATTTTGCTTCAATCAAGGATAATAAAATTTATTTATCGGTTTGGGAAAGAGGTACAGGCTTAACTCTTGCTTGTGGTAGTGGAGCATGTGCTAGTTTTGCTTCTGCGGTCAAGCTAGGATTTATTAGCTCTCCTTGTCAAGTAGTATTTCAATTGGGTAGTCTACAAATGTCAAAGCAAGGTGAGAATATAATAATGACTGGTCCTGCTACTTTAGTTTCACGAGGGGAGTTTTTTTATGACTAA
- a CDS encoding tetratricopeptide repeat protein: protein MIRLLIICITFLLLYLGFSVLNQLDSTLTLNLYDYYIETSFFTFIILYILFTLFSAIFLKIIFLIIDLPANLKDIFFSKRATTDNYLLMKAMAEYIAGEKSKSVATSQKIAHRLTKENKVFHTLLLAEAELDTSIRIKYFQELEQSKHYSAFVTKRLAQIFYQNNMYETAENYAVRSFNLNEFDSETLEILLDCYAKLSLWTKFIFVVSKLNRVDAQKLESIKNKIADYYVDAAKNMLEANETKDAIHYLESAIKLIPSHISALNLYLPLNSSSWNNKNIEILKAAFANNPSFEIVELYKQFSSVPPLRIYEDLVMLVNPKQYLGLFLAIAAYLGLPEKIKNLKNEPELLAFHDI, encoded by the coding sequence ATGATAAGATTATTAATAATTTGTATTACATTTTTGTTATTATATTTAGGTTTTTCTGTCTTAAATCAGCTTGACTCAACATTAACCTTAAATTTATATGATTATTATATAGAAACCTCCTTTTTTACTTTCATTATTTTATATATATTATTTACGCTTTTTAGTGCTATTTTTTTAAAAATAATATTTCTAATTATTGACCTACCTGCTAATTTAAAAGATATTTTCTTTTCCAAAAGAGCTACTACTGATAATTACCTACTGATGAAGGCTATGGCAGAGTATATTGCTGGTGAAAAATCAAAGTCAGTAGCAACTAGTCAAAAAATAGCTCATCGTTTAACTAAAGAAAACAAGGTATTTCATACTTTACTTTTAGCAGAAGCAGAATTAGATACTTCAATAAGAATAAAATATTTTCAGGAATTAGAGCAATCTAAACATTATAGTGCCTTTGTTACCAAAAGACTTGCACAAATATTTTATCAAAATAATATGTATGAAACAGCTGAGAATTATGCTGTTAGATCATTTAACCTAAATGAATTTGATAGTGAAACTTTAGAAATTTTACTTGATTGTTATGCTAAACTTTCTCTGTGGACAAAATTTATCTTTGTGGTATCCAAACTTAACAGAGTTGACGCACAAAAACTAGAGTCTATAAAGAACAAAATAGCTGATTATTATGTTGACGCTGCCAAAAATATGCTAGAAGCTAATGAGACAAAAGATGCTATCCATTATTTAGAATCAGCTATTAAACTTATACCTTCACATATCTCCGCATTAAATCTCTATCTACCTCTAAATTCTTCTAGCTGGAATAATAAAAACATTGAAATATTAAAAGCTGCCTTCGCAAATAACCCTTCTTTTGAGATTGTAGAATTATATAAGCAATTTTCTTCTGTACCCCCTTTAAGAATTTATGAAGATCTAGTAATGTTAGTAAACCCTAAACAATATTTAGGGCTATTTTTAGCTATAGCCGCTTATTTAGGCTTACCGGAAAAGATTAAAAATCTTAAAAATGAACCTGAACTATTAGCTTTTCATGATATTTGA
- a CDS encoding uroporphyrinogen-III synthase, producing the protein MKSVLLTRSLEDNNEIIRELEKNCSFKYICSPLVEYQALPLNSTILHNYVNIIVTSKFAARILAGHQELEQKNLWIVGNSSKLILEQKNFVVRYVATNIQDLLENIPQEIYEQTIYLSSNEITQDLPQKIKRHIIYRVKYATQLYQIAEIEKGINFILLYSQNSTKTFIELLIKNNLLKLLDNSLVITISEKVANIIRYFAKNVVYCDNGQPQQMLELLIYNAKIRN; encoded by the coding sequence ATGAAATCGGTGCTATTAACTAGAAGTTTAGAAGATAATAATGAAATCATTAGAGAATTGGAGAAAAATTGTAGTTTTAAATATATCTGTTCTCCTTTAGTGGAATATCAAGCTTTGCCATTAAATAGCACTATTTTGCATAATTATGTTAATATAATTGTCACCAGTAAATTTGCTGCTAGAATCCTTGCTGGACATCAAGAGCTAGAACAAAAGAATTTATGGATAGTCGGCAATTCATCAAAGTTAATTCTAGAACAAAAAAATTTTGTAGTACGATATGTTGCTACAAATATTCAAGACCTACTAGAAAACATCCCTCAAGAAATATATGAGCAAACCATATATTTATCGTCAAATGAAATTACTCAAGATTTGCCCCAAAAAATAAAAAGACACATTATTTATCGGGTAAAATACGCGACCCAGCTATACCAAATAGCAGAGATTGAAAAGGGCATCAATTTTATTTTACTATATTCACAGAACAGCACTAAGACTTTCATTGAATTATTAATAAAAAATAATTTGCTAAAACTACTAGATAATAGTTTAGTAATTACTATAAGTGAAAAAGTGGCAAATATTATTAGATATTTTGCCAAAAATGTGGTTTATTGTGATAATGGACAGCCGCAACAAATGTTAGAGTTATTAATTTATAATGCAAAAATCAGAAACTAA
- a CDS encoding penicillin-binding protein 1A, translated as MLKFFYIFFKLFIISGIIALSACIYLLYHYSKDLPDYSQLADYHPPSVTRVYAQNGKLMEEYALERRVFVPISSVPRSLIEAFISAEDKNFFEHPGVDVISIIRAAIFNISNILHHRRVEGGSTITQQVVKNFLLTSEVSIERKIKEAILSYRVSKTFTKDQILELYLNQTFFGRGAYGVAMAAQNYFNKSIEDLTVAESAFIAGLPKAPSNFNPERNYARVKDRRDYVIMRMLEDGYITQETAKEAVDTPITLQKRDRNETVTAGYYAEQVREEVISKIGSKEYFYTGGLTVITSLDAGYQQAAENALRQGIRAYDRKHGFRGVITNIDLNNWQDNLNKVAKPPAILEYQLAVVLNVSDNQAEIGLCDLSKSKIVLSEMKWARNDLKSVKTLLQKGDVIVVEKVNANYGLRQIPTVNGAIIVMNPTTGQVLASVGGYDFTVSKFDRATQALRQPGSLSKTFVYLAALENAIQPNRIFEDGPVEIPQGPSMPVWRPKNYKGNFLGSITMRIGLEKSRNLVTVRVAQAIGLSKVAEIIKRFGINNEPKRFYSMVLGSLETTLEKMTNAYAIIANSGKKVTPHFVELIKDRNGKIIYRRDNRECKNCNVSDSQLTDNLSLPILPQPNYRMITDEASDYQIISFLTGAVERGTATAAKKLGKVIAGKSGTTNDSMDTWFIGFTPKIVVGTYIGYDTPKTLGKTATGSSVALPIFIDFMEKAYSDIPSLAFKVPESIKLLPIDPTTGKVTSSSSIMEAFKIHDIPVLDYQNQGQDNDAFHNIPPEKDTSQEIY; from the coding sequence ATGCTCAAATTTTTTTATATATTTTTTAAATTATTTATAATATCAGGCATAATAGCTCTTAGTGCTTGTATATATTTGTTGTATCATTACTCTAAAGATCTACCTGACTATTCTCAACTTGCCGATTATCATCCACCATCGGTAACAAGAGTTTATGCACAAAATGGAAAATTAATGGAGGAATATGCTTTGGAACGTAGAGTTTTTGTACCTATTAGTAGTGTACCACGTTCTCTTATAGAAGCGTTTATTTCAGCAGAAGATAAGAATTTTTTTGAACATCCAGGAGTTGATGTTATAAGTATAATCAGAGCAGCCATATTCAATATCTCTAATATTTTGCATCATCGTAGAGTAGAAGGAGGGTCAACTATTACTCAACAAGTAGTTAAGAATTTTTTATTAACCTCTGAAGTATCAATAGAACGTAAGATCAAAGAAGCAATTTTATCCTATAGGGTCTCAAAAACCTTTACTAAAGATCAAATTTTGGAGTTATATCTTAATCAAACATTTTTTGGTAGGGGAGCTTATGGAGTTGCCATGGCTGCTCAGAATTATTTTAATAAGTCTATTGAAGATTTAACTGTTGCCGAATCAGCTTTTATCGCTGGTTTACCAAAAGCACCATCAAATTTTAATCCGGAGAGAAATTATGCTAGGGTGAAAGATCGTAGAGATTATGTTATTATGAGAATGTTGGAAGATGGTTATATAACGCAAGAGACAGCAAAAGAAGCAGTAGATACCCCTATTACTTTGCAAAAGCGGGATCGTAACGAAACCGTTACAGCCGGTTATTATGCTGAGCAAGTACGGGAAGAAGTCATTAGTAAAATTGGCAGTAAAGAATATTTCTATACTGGAGGGTTAACGGTTATTACTTCACTTGATGCTGGTTATCAGCAAGCTGCAGAAAATGCTCTTAGGCAAGGCATAAGAGCATATGATAGGAAGCATGGTTTTAGAGGAGTCATAACTAATATTGATCTAAATAACTGGCAAGATAATTTAAATAAAGTAGCAAAACCTCCAGCTATTTTAGAATATCAATTAGCTGTTGTGTTAAATGTTTCGGATAATCAAGCAGAAATTGGTCTTTGTGACTTGAGTAAGTCAAAAATAGTTTTATCAGAAATGAAGTGGGCAAGAAATGATCTTAAATCAGTAAAAACTCTTTTACAAAAGGGTGATGTTATAGTAGTCGAAAAAGTAAATGCTAATTACGGATTAAGGCAAATTCCTACCGTTAATGGTGCGATTATAGTGATGAATCCTACAACAGGTCAGGTACTTGCCAGCGTTGGTGGATATGATTTCACAGTTAGTAAATTTGATCGTGCTACTCAGGCGTTGCGACAACCAGGATCACTCAGTAAAACTTTTGTTTATCTTGCTGCTTTAGAAAACGCAATCCAGCCAAATAGAATTTTTGAAGATGGTCCAGTAGAGATTCCGCAAGGTCCTAGCATGCCAGTTTGGCGACCAAAAAATTATAAAGGAAATTTTCTAGGTTCAATTACTATGCGTATAGGGCTTGAGAAATCACGAAACCTTGTTACTGTTAGGGTAGCACAAGCTATAGGACTAAGCAAAGTTGCTGAGATAATCAAGCGATTTGGTATTAATAATGAGCCGAAGAGATTTTATTCTATGGTGCTTGGTTCGCTCGAAACTACACTAGAAAAAATGACCAATGCTTATGCAATAATTGCTAATTCAGGAAAAAAAGTTACGCCACATTTCGTAGAGCTAATCAAAGATCGTAATGGTAAAATAATTTATCGTAGAGACAATAGGGAATGTAAAAATTGTAATGTATCTGACTCCCAGCTTACTGATAACTTATCACTCCCTATCCTACCTCAACCCAACTATCGGATGATTACCGATGAAGCAAGTGATTATCAGATTATCTCATTTCTTACTGGAGCAGTTGAAAGAGGTACGGCAACCGCTGCAAAAAAACTTGGTAAGGTCATAGCTGGCAAAAGTGGTACTACCAACGATAGTATGGATACTTGGTTTATTGGTTTTACTCCAAAAATAGTTGTCGGAACATATATTGGTTATGATACGCCAAAAACACTAGGAAAAACTGCAACAGGCTCAAGTGTTGCCTTACCTATATTTATTGATTTTATGGAGAAGGCTTATTCTGATATTCCATCACTGGCATTTAAAGTACCAGAATCAATTAAATTGTTACCAATAGATCCAACAACTGGTAAAGTTACTTCTTCTAGTAGTATTATGGAAGCATTCAAAATTCATGATATACCAGTATTAGATTATCAGAACCAAGGTCAAGATAATGATGCTTTCCATAATATTCCTCCCGAAAAAGATACTTCTCAGGAGATATATTAA
- the miaB gene encoding tRNA (N6-isopentenyl adenosine(37)-C2)-methylthiotransferase MiaB, whose product MKKKLFIKTYGCQMNVYDSIKMQDLLEPFGYQPIDSMHQADMIILNTCHIREKAAEKMYSELGRIKQIKDDRKSKGEGNVIVTVAGCVAQAEGDEIFRRASYVDIVVGPQSYYDLPELIAKIARHEKHVIKLDFVEEAKFDKLPEQSNIQGVSSLISVQEGCDKFCTFCVVPYTRGAEFSRNLEQIYREIIKSVSNGAKEVILLGQNVNAYHGKTIEGKECSLADIISYIAEIANLERIRYVTSHPIDMTEDLILLHGSEPKLMPFLHLPVQSGSNKILKSMNRKHNRDYYFDIINRLRNARRDIVFSSDFIVGFPGETDEDFADTLDLVKKVGYGQCYSFKYSPRPGTPAAVKEQVPEHIKSRRLAILQQEISRQQLLFNESCIGKIMPVLFDRDGKLDNQLIGKTCYMQSVHVINPAKDLFGQIIDVKITEAGASSLSGEMVL is encoded by the coding sequence GTGAAAAAAAAGCTTTTTATTAAAACTTATGGATGTCAAATGAATGTATATGACTCCATCAAGATGCAGGATTTGCTAGAGCCATTCGGTTATCAGCCAATTGATTCTATGCACCAAGCTGATATGATTATTTTAAATACTTGTCATATTAGGGAAAAAGCTGCAGAGAAAATGTATTCCGAGCTTGGTCGCATCAAACAAATTAAAGATGATAGAAAGTCAAAGGGAGAAGGTAATGTAATTGTTACTGTTGCTGGATGTGTTGCACAAGCTGAAGGTGACGAAATTTTTAGAAGAGCTAGTTATGTAGATATAGTAGTAGGTCCACAATCTTACTACGATTTACCGGAGCTGATAGCAAAGATTGCTAGACATGAAAAACATGTAATTAAATTAGATTTTGTTGAAGAAGCTAAATTTGATAAGTTACCTGAACAATCTAATATACAAGGAGTAAGTAGCCTTATTTCAGTTCAGGAAGGTTGTGACAAATTTTGTACTTTCTGTGTTGTCCCTTATACTCGGGGTGCAGAATTCTCAAGAAATCTAGAACAAATATACAGAGAAATCATAAAATCCGTTTCAAACGGAGCAAAAGAAGTAATCTTGCTAGGTCAGAATGTTAATGCTTATCATGGAAAAACTATTGAAGGCAAAGAATGTAGTTTAGCAGATATAATCAGCTACATAGCAGAAATAGCAAATCTTGAGCGTATTAGATACGTTACTTCTCATCCTATTGATATGACAGAAGATTTAATTCTGTTACATGGGTCGGAACCAAAATTGATGCCGTTTTTACACTTGCCAGTACAGTCAGGTTCTAACAAAATTTTAAAATCAATGAATCGTAAACATAACAGAGATTATTATTTTGATATTATTAATCGTTTAAGAAATGCGAGAAGAGATATAGTCTTTTCATCTGACTTTATTGTAGGATTCCCCGGAGAAACGGATGAAGACTTTGCTGACACTTTAGATTTAGTAAAGAAGGTTGGTTATGGTCAGTGTTATTCTTTTAAATATAGTCCAAGACCTGGTACACCTGCTGCGGTTAAAGAGCAAGTGCCTGAACATATCAAATCTAGGCGTTTAGCAATTTTACAGCAAGAAATATCTCGCCAACAATTATTGTTTAATGAAAGTTGTATTGGCAAAATAATGCCAGTATTGTTTGATCGTGACGGTAAATTGGACAATCAACTGATAGGAAAAACATGTTATATGCAGTCGGTGCATGTAATAAACCCTGCAAAAGATTTGTTTGGTCAGATTATCGATGTAAAAATTACCGAGGCTGGGGCAAGTAGTTTGAGCGGAGAAATGGTGCTGTGA
- a CDS encoding type II toxin-antitoxin system Phd/YefM family antitoxin — MEELNATEAKREFGELLIKVQTEPISISRNGKPIAVIVSDKEFHELESFKEQVLKLAISEGLDDLAKNKIHSHKVVFDNLKIKLNGSV; from the coding sequence ATGGAAGAATTAAATGCAACTGAAGCAAAACGTGAGTTTGGTGAATTACTTATCAAAGTGCAAACAGAACCTATCAGCATTAGTAGAAATGGCAAGCCTATAGCTGTAATAGTTTCTGATAAAGAGTTTCATGAATTAGAATCTTTTAAAGAACAAGTATTAAAACTTGCAATTTCTGAAGGATTAGATGACTTAGCAAAAAATAAAATACACTCTCATAAGGTTGTTTTTGATAACTTAAAAATAAAGCTTAATGGTTCAGTGTAA
- a CDS encoding DUF1543 domain-containing protein, whose protein sequence is MPYLQKFVFDSPMLCVFYLGGKVEGCNIEMHDVVFAVGKSDIEISQKIKSKWCGIKTSLHVDSWFILASLNGFDVKITEIKPQSSTNHLYFVNLGSYKKNLFGENHFITFVVAQSRSQAIEQARREVSKGTEMLHTDNIYDIDECIRITEVDNYHIALEYTGIKKKLSIINGYQQLK, encoded by the coding sequence ATGCCTTATTTGCAAAAATTTGTATTTGACTCACCTATGTTATGTGTTTTCTATTTAGGAGGAAAAGTTGAAGGTTGCAATATAGAAATGCATGATGTTGTATTTGCAGTCGGGAAATCTGATATTGAAATTTCTCAAAAAATTAAAAGCAAATGGTGTGGTATAAAAACATCTTTACATGTTGATTCTTGGTTCATACTAGCTAGTCTTAACGGTTTTGATGTTAAAATTACGGAAATAAAACCTCAATCTAGTACCAATCATTTATATTTTGTTAACCTTGGTTCTTATAAGAAAAACTTATTTGGAGAAAATCATTTTATCACTTTTGTTGTTGCACAATCGAGAAGCCAAGCCATTGAACAAGCAAGAAGAGAAGTGTCTAAGGGTACAGAAATGTTACATACTGACAATATCTATGATATAGATGAATGCATTAGAATTACTGAAGTTGATAATTACCATATTGCACTTGAATATACTGGCATAAAAAAGAAGTTAAGTATAATCAATGGTTATCAGCAGCTCAAATAA
- a CDS encoding pitrilysin family protein, giving the protein MTFNSSKLKNGLTILTYNMSNVNSVAINVIVNVGSRYEQSSEIGISHFLEHMAFKGTTTRSAKQIAEEFDSIGGHFNAYTSHEQTVYYSKILNENCYKALEILADIIQNSVFSKEEIAKEYQVILQEIAHVQDNPDELIHEKFYSSAYENQALGRSILGTHDSLAKFDREHFSNYVDKHYNAENIYLSVAGNISHEQVVEFAKKLFCSLKNKQNSHFEKVRYTGGHSFITKDLEQTTLVLGFESVPYFNIQQLYHTQVLSLTLGSGMSSRLFQQIREKLGLAYSIGSYNNSYYDSGIFGIYASTNHDKLPFLAEQLVNEIKKISTDIKDSEIDRAKVQLKTSIYIAQEESSYKSEEIGKNFAVFGKYIPTEQTIEYIMNITKQDIINIANKIFVTKPTLSIIGPKPLAIDYQELCHKLAL; this is encoded by the coding sequence ATGACTTTTAACTCAAGCAAACTTAAAAATGGTCTAACTATTCTTACCTATAATATGTCTAATGTAAATTCTGTAGCTATTAATGTCATTGTCAATGTAGGTAGTCGCTATGAACAATCTTCAGAAATAGGCATATCCCATTTTCTTGAACATATGGCATTTAAAGGCACAACAACTAGGTCTGCTAAACAAATTGCTGAAGAATTTGACTCTATAGGAGGACATTTTAATGCATATACCTCGCATGAACAAACTGTTTATTATTCAAAAATATTGAATGAAAACTGCTATAAAGCTTTAGAAATACTGGCGGATATCATACAAAATTCAGTTTTTTCAAAGGAAGAAATAGCCAAAGAATATCAGGTGATTCTACAAGAAATTGCTCATGTTCAAGATAACCCTGATGAACTTATCCACGAAAAATTTTATAGTAGTGCTTATGAGAATCAAGCACTTGGCAGATCAATTCTAGGAACTCACGACAGTTTGGCTAAATTTGATAGAGAACATTTTAGTAATTACGTTGACAAACATTATAATGCCGAAAATATTTACTTATCAGTAGCAGGAAATATTTCCCATGAGCAAGTTGTAGAATTTGCCAAAAAATTATTTTGTTCATTAAAAAATAAACAAAATAGTCATTTTGAGAAAGTTAGATATACAGGGGGACATAGCTTTATCACCAAAGACCTTGAGCAAACTACCCTAGTTCTAGGTTTCGAAAGTGTGCCGTATTTTAACATACAACAATTATATCATACGCAAGTTCTTTCACTAACACTTGGCAGTGGTATGTCATCGAGATTATTTCAACAAATCAGGGAAAAACTTGGACTGGCTTATTCAATTGGTAGCTATAATAACTCCTACTATGATAGTGGGATTTTTGGCATATATGCCTCCACTAATCACGATAAACTACCATTCCTTGCAGAACAATTAGTTAATGAAATAAAAAAAATTTCTACAGACATCAAAGACTCAGAAATTGATAGGGCTAAAGTACAACTAAAAACTAGTATCTATATAGCTCAAGAAGAATCTTCTTATAAATCAGAAGAAATTGGTAAGAATTTTGCTGTTTTTGGCAAATATATACCTACTGAACAAACTATTGAATATATTATGAATATAACAAAACAAGATATAATAAATATTGCTAACAAAATATTTGTTACAAAACCTACTTTATCTATTATTGGTCCTAAACCACTTGCCATAGATTATCAAGAATTATGCCATAAGCTAGCTCTATGA